A window of the Lepus europaeus isolate LE1 chromosome 5, mLepTim1.pri, whole genome shotgun sequence genome harbors these coding sequences:
- the LOC133759489 gene encoding phospholipase A2, membrane associated-like gives MKALLLWTVIMVIGTLQAHCNLIAFSDMIKHRTGKGALLNYNGYGCHCGLGGKGEPKDATDRCCVDHDCCYERLKNMGCGTKLLNYNYSISEGKITCANQDFCKRQVCQCDKIAADCFAANQITYNVKYQRYPNSLCKGSKPRC, from the exons ATGAAGGCCCTGTTGCTGTGGACAGTGATCATGGTCATTG GTACGCTGCAGGCACACTGCAACTTGATAGCCTTCTCAGATATGATCAAGCACAGGACAGGGAAGGGCGCTCTTCTGAATTACAATGGCTACGGCTGTCACTGCGGTCTGGGTGGCAAAGGAGAACCCAAGGATGCGACAGATCG GTGCTGTGTTGACCATGACTGCTGCTATGAACGTCTGAAGAACATGGGGTGTGGCACCAAACTCCTGAACTACAACTACAGCATAAGTGAAGGCAAAATCACCTGTG CAAATCAGGACTTCTGCAAGAGACAAGTGTGTCAGTGCGATAAGATCGCAGCCGATTGCTTTGCTGCAAACCAGATAACCTACAACGTCAAGTACCAGCGCTATCCTAACTCCTTGTGCAAGGGAAGCAAGCCCAGATGCTGA